GCTAAGCCCGATCGGTCGCGCCTCGAAGGTCTGTTGCTTGAACTTATTTTTACAGATTTTCAGCGTTTTTGGCGTGGTGAAGGGTTGCATGGTAACGATCGCTTTGGCGTTGCAAGCGCCCTTTATCTCTTCGATCGGCGTGCCGCCCGCGAACATCTTATATTCGCCCGCGCCGGTATTCCACTGCTCGCCGTGATCGGGAATCACCACCGCGTCTATGCCAAACGCTTCGGCAAGCTCTCTTTCCTCGTCGATACCGCCAAGATAGGTTTCAAAACCCGGGACGATATTAAGCCGCTCTTTTTTATCTTTGGAGATCGTTTTGCAAAGCTGCTTGAGCGTTTCGGAGAGCATATTGTCGTAGCCCGTTAAATGACTGCCGACAAAGCTAGGCGTATGCGCGAAAACCACCGGATAATCTTCGGGCAAATAACCTTCCGTTTTCGCCCCGTCCACAAAGGCGTTAAGATCGTCGCCGATCACCTCCGCCATGCAGGTCGTGGAAACGGCGATCATCTCGGGCTCGTAAAGCGCTTTGCAGTTTTGCAAGCCCTGCTTCATATTGTTAATGCCGCCGAACACAGCCGCGTCCTCCGTCATCGAGTCGCTAACGCACGGCGTCGGCTCTTTGAAGTGGCGGGTAAAATAGGTGCGGAAATAGGCGACGCAACCATGACTTCCATGCACATACGGCATCGTGTTTTCAAAGCCTAGCGCCACCATAACCGCGCCGAGCGGCTGGCAGGCTTTAGCTTGGTTTATAGTGATCGCTTCGCGTTTGAAGTTCAGATCGCAATACTCTTTGCTCTTCGTCCATTCGGCGATCTCTTTGACCTTTTGAACCTCTGGCATATCCTCGAAGGCTTTTTTGTTTTTGAACGTCTCGTCGTATTCGGGTTGCAAAAACAGGTCTTTGCCAATTACTATTTTTTGCGGATTTTGCATTTTCTCTTTCTCCTCTCAACTCATCTGTTTATTGAGGCTATTAACCCCGCGCCGCCAAACTAGGCGGCGTCCCATGGCGCTTTGTTGTGTCCCCAAACGGGGCTGTTAATCGCCATATCCATATCGCGCGCGAAGATCGCAAAACCGTCAAAACCGTGATAGGGTCCCGAATAATCCCAACTGTGCATCTGCCTAAACGGCAACCCCATCTTCTGGAAGGTGTATTTTTCCTTCACGCCCGCCGCGACAATGTCCGGCTTAATCCGTTTGCAAAAGGCTTCAAGCTCGTATTCGTTGGCGTCGTCGTAGATC
The genomic region above belongs to Helicobacteraceae bacterium and contains:
- the nifK gene encoding nitrogenase molybdenum-iron protein subunit beta; the encoded protein is MQNPQKIVIGKDLFLQPEYDETFKNKKAFEDMPEVQKVKEIAEWTKSKEYCDLNFKREAITINQAKACQPLGAVMVALGFENTMPYVHGSHGCVAYFRTYFTRHFKEPTPCVSDSMTEDAAVFGGINNMKQGLQNCKALYEPEMIAVSTTCMAEVIGDDLNAFVDGAKTEGYLPEDYPVVFAHTPSFVGSHLTGYDNMLSETLKQLCKTISKDKKERLNIVPGFETYLGGIDEERELAEAFGIDAVVIPDHGEQWNTGAGEYKMFAGGTPIEEIKGACNAKAIVTMQPFTTPKTLKICKNKFKQQTFEARPIGLSGSDELVMFLKEFSGKDVPESIKRDRARLVDAMQDSYSYVHDKKFAIYGDPDFALGLAAFVIEMGGEVTHLLCNNAPEGWAEAARAVLDRSPAKDSSRVWAGKDLWHLRSLLFTEPVDYLIGNSYGKELERDTGVPLIRIGFPIFDRHHLHRYSIVGYKGGLNLLNWIVNKILDTIDSQTKEIAKTDFSYDLVR